In one Candidatus Palauibacter polyketidifaciens genomic region, the following are encoded:
- a CDS encoding molybdopterin-dependent oxidoreductase: LEDMEKPDVIFCIGTNMTECHPVAATRIKRAVARGAKLIVADPRRIALAEMADIYLPLRVGSDVALLLGMAHTIAREGLMDEGFVADRTTEGRDFVEHVLEYPPEWAESITGVDAKLIAEAARWYAKAERGAIYYTLGITEHICGVDNVQSLCNLALMTGNVGREGTGINPMRGQNNIQGAGDSGALPNNYPGFQDVLDPAYQAKFAEAYGREVDLELGPTKVTALDMCGDRIRAMIINGENTVVTDPDREHCEHALGSLDHLVVIDIFLTETAQLADVVLPATAWAETDGVCSNTERRVQRLRKAVDPPGEAKPDWWCVSRIAQRMGLEGFEFESAKEVFNELCSLSPIYAGLDWDLIEHGEYHWPVPERGHPGTPILHEGEFENGRGIFQMIRYRDPAETISEEYPIWLTTGRRLPAYHTRTQTGRAAGIEYLLSEERLEMHPTDVSKWGLEDGGWAMMSSPRGQVRIKVEANDRSPPGTVFASFSFNDVPVNFLTGGGYDPITHTAELKVCPVRVEPA, translated from the coding sequence CTCGAGGACATGGAAAAGCCCGATGTGATCTTCTGCATCGGGACCAACATGACCGAGTGCCATCCCGTCGCGGCCACCCGCATCAAGCGCGCGGTGGCGCGGGGCGCCAAGCTCATCGTCGCGGATCCGAGGCGGATCGCGCTGGCCGAGATGGCCGACATCTACCTGCCGCTGAGGGTGGGATCCGACGTCGCGCTCCTGCTCGGCATGGCCCACACGATCGCCCGCGAGGGGCTGATGGACGAGGGCTTCGTGGCCGACCGCACGACGGAGGGCCGGGACTTCGTGGAGCACGTCCTGGAGTACCCGCCGGAATGGGCCGAGTCCATCACGGGGGTGGACGCGAAGTTGATCGCGGAGGCGGCGCGCTGGTACGCGAAGGCCGAACGCGGAGCGATCTACTACACGCTCGGCATCACGGAGCACATCTGCGGCGTGGACAACGTGCAGAGCCTCTGCAATCTCGCCCTCATGACCGGAAACGTCGGCCGCGAGGGAACCGGGATCAATCCGATGCGCGGCCAGAACAACATCCAGGGCGCGGGAGACAGCGGGGCGCTGCCGAACAACTATCCCGGCTTCCAGGACGTACTCGACCCGGCGTACCAGGCGAAGTTCGCCGAGGCGTACGGCCGGGAAGTGGACCTGGAATTGGGGCCCACGAAGGTCACGGCGCTCGACATGTGCGGCGACCGGATCCGCGCGATGATCATCAACGGCGAGAACACCGTTGTCACGGACCCCGACCGGGAGCATTGCGAGCACGCGCTCGGAAGCCTCGACCATCTCGTCGTGATCGACATCTTCCTCACCGAGACTGCGCAGTTGGCCGACGTCGTCCTCCCGGCCACTGCCTGGGCGGAGACGGACGGCGTCTGCTCGAATACGGAGCGGCGCGTGCAGCGTCTGCGGAAGGCGGTGGATCCGCCGGGCGAGGCGAAGCCCGACTGGTGGTGCGTGTCCCGCATCGCGCAGCGCATGGGGCTGGAGGGTTTCGAGTTCGAGTCGGCGAAGGAGGTGTTCAACGAACTCTGCTCGCTCTCACCGATCTACGCCGGCCTGGATTGGGACCTCATCGAACACGGCGAGTACCACTGGCCGGTGCCGGAGCGGGGTCATCCCGGCACGCCCATCCTTCACGAGGGCGAGTTCGAGAACGGACGCGGGATCTTCCAGATGATCCGATACCGGGACCCGGCCGAGACGATCTCGGAGGAGTACCCGATCTGGCTCACGACCGGGCGCCGGCTGCCGGCCTATCACACGAGAACCCAGACGGGGCGTGCGGCGGGGATCGAGTACCTGTTGTCCGAGGAGCGTCTCGAGATGCACCCGACCGACGTGTCGAAATGGGGTCTCGAGGACGGGGGCTGGGCGATGATGTCGAGCCCGCGCGGCCAGGTACGGATCAAGGTGGAGGCCAACGACCGGTCCCCGCCCGGAACCGTCTTCGCCTCGTTCAGCTTCAACGACGTGCCGGTGAACTTCCTCACCGGCGGCGGCTACGACCCGATCACGCACACGGCGGAACTGAAGGTCTGTCCCGTGAGAGTCGAACCCGCCTAG